A single genomic interval of Patescibacteria group bacterium harbors:
- a CDS encoding S41 family peptidase, with protein sequence MKLKNSDKIFVVEKIYQKILGIYPFLTKTEKNIFKKKAKFILDKSKCGKSEQEISIKNLLALLNSNGHADIKEWRKSDRNFMRKAKIKKSPFSKIENRILYIKIPSWAKWLGDIDQKLNKFCQKNIKKYNAIIIDVRENQGGSSRIAHNFAGIFFKKTFIYGKFIKKNENGKLKTTEGRFKPNKKIFIDQPIIILISRKCFSSNELFLAPFKILKRAVLIGEPTAGGSANPISEIVEIFGKKFIIRIPTWRFFLKDKKQPIEKTKISPDIVYKGKNIEKFAKNYLLKNNK encoded by the coding sequence ATGAAATTGAAAAATAGTGACAAAATATTTGTTGTTGAAAAAATTTATCAAAAGATTTTGGGAATATACCCGTTTTTAACGAAAACGGAGAAAAATATATTTAAGAAGAAGGCCAAATTTATTTTAGATAAATCTAAATGTGGAAAATCAGAACAAGAAATCTCGATTAAAAATTTATTGGCCCTTCTTAATAGTAATGGTCACGCAGATATTAAAGAATGGCGCAAGTCGGATCGTAATTTTATGCGCAAGGCGAAAATTAAAAAATCACCATTTTCAAAAATTGAAAATAGAATTCTTTATATTAAAATTCCGTCATGGGCGAAATGGCTTGGCGATATTGATCAAAAATTAAATAAATTTTGTCAAAAAAATATTAAAAAGTATAATGCCATTATTATTGATGTGAGAGAGAATCAAGGCGGGTCGTCAAGAATTGCCCATAATTTTGCCGGCATTTTTTTCAAAAAGACATTTATTTACGGCAAATTTATCAAGAAAAATGAAAACGGTAAATTGAAAACTACAGAGGGCAGATTTAAACCGAATAAAAAGATTTTTATTGACCAGCCTATTATAATTTTAATTTCAAGAAAATGTTTTAGTTCAAATGAACTGTTTCTCGCACCATTTAAAATTTTAAAAAGAGCTGTTTTGATCGGCGAACCCACGGCCGGAGGAAGCGCCAACCCGATATCAGAAATAGTTGAGATTTTTGGAAAGAAATTTATTATTAGAATTCCGACTTGGAGATTTTTTTTGAAAGATAAAAAACAGCCAATAGAAAAGACAAAAATTAGTCCGGATATTGTTTATAAAGGTAAAAATATAGAAAAGTTTGCAAAGAATTATTTATTAAAAAATAATAAGTAA
- the ppdK gene encoding pyruvate, phosphate dikinase, whose translation MEKKFIYFFSKNETDGNGQMKNLLGGKGAGLAEMSKNGIPIPPGFTITTEVCCYFYEHKEKLPPDFKKQFEKALKKLEKATNKKFGDPTEPLLLSVRSGAKFSMPGMMDTILNLGLSLKTIPGLIQKTKNPRFVYDAYRRFIQMFGNVVLEINKEEFEDILNKKKEELGVKFDTELREEDLKSLITKYKKFIHEKIGREFPDNPFKQLEMAEMAVFKSWNNPRAATYRLLNKIPDNLGTAVNIQSMVFGNLGENCGTGVGFTRNPSTGEKKIYGEYLINAQGEDVVAGVRTPKPIEELKKEMPKVYDELKKIVMRLEKHWKDVQDFEFTIEQGKLYMLQTRTGKRTTQAAVKIAVDMVKEKLISKEEALMRLEPEQINQLLHPIIDPKAKIEIITQGLPASPGAAIGKVVFNADEAVILSKTEKVILVRAETCPDDIHGINAAEGILTSRGGMTSHAAVVARGMGKCAVVGCEEIKIDEKNKKFFTKKMTIKEGDWISLDGSTGRVILGKMARIEPKLSNEFAEFMKWADKIRTLKIRTNADIPRDAKVARQFGAEGIGLCRTEHMFFAKERLPLMQKMILADDLAGRNEVLNKLFVFQKEDFKGLFREMKGFQVTIRFLDPPLHEFLPKTEKESFELSEKINVPGEKIWQKSCELHETNPMLGHRGCRLGITYPEITEMQTRAIISAACELAKEKIKIVPEIMIPLVGHVNELKDQKNVVINIAAETMKKYKVKIEYLVGTMIEVPRASLVADEIAAEAKFFSFGTNDLTQMGMGFSRDDAGKFIKIYLDKKILKDDPFKTLDQEGIGQLITIAIKKGRSVRPDLKIGICGEHGGDPESIKFCHKNGFNYVSCSPYRVPIARLSAAQAVILDKKQIEYTSK comes from the coding sequence ATGGAAAAGAAATTTATTTATTTTTTCAGCAAAAATGAAACTGACGGCAATGGACAAATGAAAAATTTACTCGGCGGCAAAGGAGCTGGATTGGCGGAAATGTCTAAAAATGGCATTCCGATTCCTCCCGGTTTTACGATTACAACCGAGGTTTGCTGCTATTTTTACGAGCACAAAGAAAAATTGCCGCCTGATTTTAAAAAACAATTTGAAAAAGCTCTCAAAAAATTGGAAAAAGCAACCAACAAAAAATTCGGCGATCCGACCGAGCCATTGCTTCTCTCAGTGAGAAGCGGAGCGAAATTTTCCATGCCCGGAATGATGGATACGATTTTAAATTTGGGTCTTTCTTTAAAAACCATTCCCGGTTTGATTCAAAAAACTAAAAATCCGCGTTTTGTTTACGATGCTTATCGCCGTTTTATCCAAATGTTCGGCAATGTTGTTTTGGAAATCAATAAAGAAGAATTTGAAGATATTTTAAATAAGAAAAAAGAAGAACTCGGAGTGAAATTTGACACTGAACTCAGAGAAGAAGATCTTAAATCCTTAATCACGAAATATAAAAAATTCATTCACGAAAAAATCGGCCGCGAATTTCCCGATAATCCGTTTAAGCAGTTAGAAATGGCGGAAATGGCAGTTTTCAAAAGCTGGAATAATCCGCGAGCCGCCACTTACCGCCTATTAAATAAAATTCCTGATAATTTGGGCACGGCAGTGAATATCCAGTCCATGGTTTTCGGCAATCTTGGCGAAAATTGCGGTACTGGCGTGGGTTTTACGCGTAATCCTTCAACCGGCGAGAAAAAAATTTACGGCGAATATTTGATCAATGCCCAAGGCGAAGACGTCGTGGCCGGAGTCAGAACGCCGAAACCGATCGAAGAACTTAAAAAAGAAATGCCGAAAGTTTACGATGAATTAAAAAAAATAGTCATGCGGCTGGAAAAACACTGGAAAGATGTGCAAGATTTTGAATTTACGATTGAACAAGGAAAACTTTATATGTTGCAAACCAGAACCGGCAAACGAACCACTCAGGCGGCGGTAAAAATCGCCGTGGATATGGTCAAAGAAAAATTAATTTCCAAAGAAGAAGCTTTAATGCGTCTTGAACCGGAACAAATTAATCAACTGCTTCACCCGATTATTGATCCAAAAGCGAAAATAGAAATAATTACTCAAGGACTTCCCGCTTCTCCGGGCGCGGCCATTGGAAAAGTTGTTTTTAATGCCGATGAAGCGGTTATTTTAAGCAAAACGGAAAAAGTAATTTTAGTTCGCGCCGAAACTTGCCCTGATGACATTCACGGAATCAACGCAGCGGAGGGAATTTTAACTTCTCGCGGCGGAATGACATCGCATGCCGCGGTCGTAGCCAGAGGAATGGGAAAATGCGCTGTGGTTGGTTGCGAAGAAATCAAAATAGATGAAAAAAATAAAAAATTTTTCACCAAAAAAATGACAATCAAAGAAGGAGATTGGATTTCTCTTGACGGTTCAACTGGCCGAGTAATTTTGGGGAAAATGGCGAGAATTGAACCTAAATTAAGCAATGAATTTGCGGAGTTTATGAAATGGGCTGACAAAATCAGAACATTAAAAATCAGAACCAATGCCGATATTCCGCGAGATGCAAAAGTCGCCCGCCAATTTGGCGCTGAAGGCATCGGCCTTTGTCGAACCGAACATATGTTTTTCGCCAAAGAGCGCTTGCCTTTGATGCAAAAAATGATTTTAGCCGACGACCTCGCCGGCCGAAACGAAGTTTTAAATAAATTATTCGTTTTCCAAAAAGAAGATTTTAAAGGCCTTTTTAGGGAGATGAAAGGATTTCAAGTGACGATCAGATTCTTAGATCCCCCGCTCCATGAATTTTTGCCGAAAACAGAAAAAGAATCTTTCGAACTTTCCGAAAAAATAAATGTGCCCGGAGAAAAAATTTGGCAAAAATCTTGCGAACTTCACGAAACAAATCCGATGCTCGGCCATCGCGGATGCAGGTTGGGTATTACTTATCCGGAAATAACCGAAATGCAAACCCGAGCCATTATTTCCGCGGCTTGCGAATTGGCTAAAGAAAAAATAAAAATAGTTCCGGAAATAATGATTCCTCTGGTCGGACATGTTAATGAATTAAAAGACCAAAAAAATGTCGTCATAAATATTGCTGCCGAAACAATGAAAAAATACAAAGTAAAAATTGAATATTTGGTCGGCACTATGATTGAAGTTCCAAGAGCCTCGCTGGTGGCGGATGAAATCGCCGCGGAAGCGAAATTTTTCTCGTTCGGTACCAATGATTTGACGCAAATGGGCATGGGATTTTCTCGAGACGATGCCGGAAAATTCATTAAAATATATTTGGACAAAAAAATACTCAAAGACGATCCGTTTAAAACTTTGGATCAAGAAGGCATCGGACAACTGATAACAATAGCCATTAAAAAAGGAAGAAGTGTCAGACCTGATTTGAAAATCGGAATTTGCGGCGAGCACGGTGGCGACCCGGAGAGCATAAAATTTTGCCATAAAAACGGATTTAATTATGTGAGCTGCTCCCCTTATCGCGTGCCTATTGCCAGGCTTTCCGCTGCTCAAGCCGTTATTCTGGACAAAAAGCAAATTGAATACACCTCTAAATAA